In the Ipomoea triloba cultivar NCNSP0323 chromosome 6, ASM357664v1 genome, one interval contains:
- the LOC116022635 gene encoding PLASMODESMATA CALLOSE-BINDING PROTEIN 2 → MASLLFALLLMAMAGHSSATWCVCKEMGDSALQKTLDYACGAGADCNPIKPNGQCYNPNSVRAHCNYAVNSYFQKRGQAAGACDFASTASVTTSDPSVTGCVYPASASGGGGSGSTTTTSPTTNTPSTGLPSTSTSSTGSPIVTTPTGGSLGGGINNGLGPSGTGMNTDVSHGGISQQGTIILPLITLIFYVVASWWLE, encoded by the exons GTGCAACATGGTGTGTTTGCAAGGAAATGGGGGATTCCGCATTGCAGAAGACACTGGACTATGCCTGTGGAGCAGGGGCAGACTGCAACCCCATTAAACCAAATGGCCAATGCTACAATCCCAACTCAGTGAGAGCTCACTGCAACTATGCAGTCAACAGCTATTTCCAGAAAAGGGGCCAAGCTGCTGGGGCATGTGACTTTGCCAGCACTGCCTCTGTCACCACCTCTGACCCTA GTGTGACTGGCTGTGTTTATCCTGCTAGTGCAAG tggtggtggtggtagcgGCAGCACAACAACAACCAGTCCCACTACTAACACCCCTTCCACCGGACTGCCATCCACATCCACGTCTTCCACCGGCTCCCCGATCGTGACAACTCCCACCGGCGGTTCTCTTGGCGGCGGCATCAACAACGGCTTAGGTCCATCGGGTACGGGCATGAACACAGACGTGAGCCACGGTGGGATTTCTCAACAAGGGACCATCATCCTCCCCCTCATCACCCTCATATTCTATGTTGTAGCATCATGGTGGCTCGAATAA